From Paenibacillus segetis, one genomic window encodes:
- a CDS encoding FtsW/RodA/SpoVE family cell cycle protein — translation MRPIEDNKVVQNYLDSVCKHVRAKQLHPEIREELSGHIAERMEILLLEGLPEQLAAEEAVSQMGAPDTIGQSLHQAHKPLMEWRLFIILGLLAIVGLLSAFNVQNSESLPRYFTHLFEKKAIFTGIGLMGLAGLYFFDYRKLKPYSEAIFFSVLCLMAVTFTTGSAINGSKAFLSIGSMGINTMVLSLLPLLIALAGMKPANQWGRIESMVQLVYRGILPVVLFSLGSSMVYGFIYLCGFLVLTWRTKKSLSQYLVFALFFMTFFTFMLVRSIDQIHHRLQAFFNPMDESSSSYYMIQMVGAIRSAGWSGHGFASQNGTLPHIYSESLFPYLIYCFGWGIGILVVVLAILFLARLWNMTASVKDEYAKSITIAFIIVFGFRLLWPILMSLGIVPIVGLELPFIGNGVVTTFDFAAIGFLLSIYRCKNILPSALCD, via the coding sequence ATGCGACCAATCGAGGACAACAAGGTAGTCCAGAACTACTTGGATAGCGTATGCAAGCATGTCCGAGCGAAACAACTACACCCAGAAATTCGTGAGGAGTTAAGTGGTCATATCGCAGAACGGATGGAGATCCTACTCCTAGAGGGGCTCCCCGAACAACTTGCCGCAGAAGAAGCTGTTTCGCAAATGGGTGCCCCGGATACGATTGGGCAGAGTCTGCATCAGGCACACAAACCCCTAATGGAATGGAGACTGTTTATTATTCTGGGGTTACTGGCGATTGTTGGACTTTTGAGTGCATTTAACGTCCAGAATTCAGAATCTTTACCCCGCTACTTTACTCATTTGTTTGAGAAAAAAGCCATTTTCACAGGTATCGGGTTAATGGGACTTGCCGGTTTATATTTCTTCGATTATCGGAAATTGAAACCATATTCCGAAGCCATATTCTTCAGTGTTCTCTGCCTTATGGCAGTTACGTTCACTACAGGCAGCGCGATCAATGGGAGTAAGGCCTTTCTTAGCATAGGATCCATGGGTATTAATACAATGGTGCTATCTTTGTTGCCACTTCTCATTGCATTGGCAGGTATGAAGCCTGCCAATCAATGGGGCCGAATTGAGAGTATGGTTCAGCTTGTATATCGCGGGATATTACCTGTTGTATTATTTAGCCTGGGTAGTTCAATGGTTTATGGTTTCATTTATTTATGCGGTTTCTTAGTACTTACATGGAGAACGAAGAAGAGCCTAAGCCAGTATTTAGTTTTTGCTTTGTTCTTTATGACATTTTTTACTTTTATGCTTGTGCGCAGTATAGATCAAATACACCATCGACTTCAGGCATTCTTCAATCCAATGGACGAAAGTAGTTCTAGTTATTATATGATCCAAATGGTAGGAGCCATTCGTTCCGCTGGATGGTCAGGGCATGGGTTTGCCTCGCAAAACGGAACTCTTCCTCATATTTACAGTGAATCCTTGTTCCCGTACTTAATCTATTGTTTTGGTTGGGGCATTGGAATATTGGTCGTTGTATTGGCCATCCTATTTCTCGCACGTCTCTGGAACATGACAGCTTCAGTCAAGGATGAATACGCCAAAAGCATAACGATTGCCTTCATTATTGTTTTTGGTTTCCGACTTCTATGGCCGATTCTAATGAGCCTTGGGATAGTTCCTATAGTTGGATTAGAATTACCCTTCATTGGTAATGGAGTAGTGACCACCTTTGATTTTGCAGCTATTGGATTCCTCCTTTCGATTTACAGATGCAAGAATATACTCCCAAGCGCATTATGTGACTAA
- a CDS encoding DsrE/DsrF/DrsH-like family protein, which yields MTKTMDLIMFSGEYDKAMAALILANTAREMDVEVNMFFAFWGLSLIRDPDNMSNDDKTLYEKMFSFISPKGPEDLPLSKMNWAGVGKRVLLDMMDDDHAPRLKDFLKGARKKQVHFYACKLSVEVMGFKQEEFLPEVEIVEAKDFLKGALESNIQMFI from the coding sequence ATGACAAAAACAATGGATCTGATTATGTTCAGTGGAGAATATGACAAGGCGATGGCTGCGCTCATATTGGCCAATACAGCCAGGGAGATGGATGTGGAGGTGAATATGTTTTTTGCGTTCTGGGGACTATCTTTGATTCGTGACCCGGATAACATGTCAAATGATGATAAAACGCTGTATGAAAAAATGTTCTCCTTCATCTCACCTAAAGGACCTGAAGATTTACCTTTATCCAAAATGAACTGGGCAGGTGTCGGCAAAAGAGTTCTACTAGATATGATGGACGATGATCATGCACCAAGGCTGAAAGACTTTTTGAAAGGTGCACGAAAAAAACAGGTTCATTTCTATGCATGTAAATTGTCCGTGGAAGTGATGGGATTTAAGCAAGAGGAATTTCTACCTGAAGTAGAAATTGTTGAAGCGAAAGATTTTCTCAAAGGTGCGCTTGAATCGAATATACAGATGTTTATTTGA
- a CDS encoding aminotransferase class V-fold PLP-dependent enzyme, with product MLQARIGNESYTASGLESYFYHFRKHVIGIDQTFMTAYGKQGILYADWTASGRLFRPIEYKLTDLYGPFVANTHTESNVTGTAMTTAYKHARDIIKNHVHADEYDVLLTGGSGMTAMVNKLQRLLGLKVPDKWRKKLQIPDEERPIIFVTHMEHHSNQLTWMETIGDVVIVDPDHHGMVDPAQLERQLQAHQNRRLKIGAFTACSNVTGVHTPYHALSRKMHQYGGLCFIDFSASAPYVDIHMHPTDPLEKLDAIYFSPHKFLGGPGTSGVLIMDSRLITSPIPDHPGGGTVLWSNPWGGKRYNWDVESREDGGTPGFLQTIKTALCITLKEKMGTQQMQHREWEMLDILLPKLGSIDGLHVLDGHITKRKGIVSFYVEKIHFNLIVRLLNDRYGIQTRGGCSCAGTFGHYLFHMNQTVSQQITDKIDSGDLSNKPGWVRISLHPIMTNREIEYIIQAIRDITENIKKYKQDYIYLPQQNEFHHVGSVSNPPVEQWFSW from the coding sequence TTGCTGCAAGCGAGAATTGGAAATGAGTCGTATACTGCTAGCGGATTGGAGTCGTACTTTTATCACTTCAGAAAACACGTGATCGGAATCGATCAGACCTTTATGACAGCGTATGGCAAACAGGGGATATTGTACGCCGATTGGACGGCAAGTGGCCGGCTGTTTCGGCCTATTGAGTACAAACTTACAGATCTCTATGGCCCGTTTGTTGCCAATACGCATACGGAATCGAATGTGACTGGAACGGCTATGACAACAGCCTACAAACATGCGCGTGACATCATTAAGAATCATGTGCATGCGGACGAATACGATGTGTTGCTAACCGGTGGATCGGGAATGACGGCGATGGTGAATAAGTTGCAGCGATTGCTTGGGCTAAAGGTTCCGGACAAATGGCGCAAAAAATTACAAATACCTGATGAGGAACGTCCGATCATTTTCGTGACCCATATGGAGCACCATTCGAATCAATTAACTTGGATGGAGACGATTGGTGATGTAGTCATTGTCGATCCTGACCACCATGGAATGGTAGATCCGGCGCAGCTTGAAAGACAATTGCAAGCTCATCAAAATCGCAGGCTGAAGATTGGTGCATTCACCGCATGCTCTAATGTAACAGGTGTTCACACCCCGTATCATGCACTTTCTAGAAAGATGCATCAATACGGTGGACTGTGTTTTATCGATTTCTCTGCGTCTGCTCCGTATGTCGATATCCATATGCATCCTACCGATCCACTTGAGAAGCTGGATGCGATTTATTTCTCGCCGCATAAATTTTTGGGGGGACCTGGCACAAGTGGTGTCTTAATTATGGATTCCAGACTAATCACAAGTCCTATTCCGGATCATCCCGGTGGAGGAACAGTACTGTGGAGTAACCCTTGGGGAGGTAAACGATATAACTGGGATGTGGAATCGCGTGAGGATGGCGGTACCCCAGGATTTCTACAAACCATTAAAACCGCATTATGCATTACTTTAAAGGAGAAAATGGGCACGCAGCAAATGCAGCACAGAGAGTGGGAAATGCTCGACATTCTTCTACCCAAGCTGGGTAGTATCGATGGGCTGCATGTGCTGGACGGTCATATTACCAAGCGGAAAGGCATTGTGTCTTTTTATGTGGAGAAGATCCACTTTAATCTGATAGTTCGCCTTCTTAATGATCGGTATGGCATTCAAACCCGAGGTGGTTGCTCCTGCGCGGGAACATTTGGACACTATCTATTTCATATGAATCAAACCGTGTCCCAACAAATCACCGACAAAATTGATTCAGGTGATTTATCGAATAAACCAGGCTGGGTGCGAATTTCCTTACATCCTATTATGACAAACCGTGAAATAGAGTATATCATTCAAGCAATCAGAGATATTACGGAGAACATCAAGAAATATAAGCAAGACTACATTTATCTTCCACAGCAAAATGAATTCCATCACGTAGGATCCGTGTCTAACCCACCGGTAGAGCAATGGTTCTCGTGGTAG
- a CDS encoding DUF2812 domain-containing protein, giving the protein MRKNKTHRYIISWGTAFAEQKEMQKLGRLAQQGWQLESFSFLGYRLRKAEPQDLIYEIDYHTIQPSDMDDYVETFVAAGWNHVCSAGARIHVFSAPTGTAPIYSDRNTSYEKYSRTAKSVGIIALIFAIIALIGFGLTAYAGNKDSYAQSVYFLLGVVGSAIALPALMTYTAFMIRRRAMKKA; this is encoded by the coding sequence ATGAGAAAGAATAAAACTCATCGTTATATCATATCGTGGGGAACCGCATTTGCAGAGCAGAAAGAGATGCAAAAACTAGGCAGATTGGCTCAGCAGGGTTGGCAATTGGAGTCGTTCTCTTTTCTAGGCTACCGTCTGCGTAAAGCAGAACCACAAGACCTGATCTACGAAATAGATTACCATACGATCCAACCCTCTGACATGGATGATTATGTAGAAACCTTTGTAGCTGCCGGATGGAATCACGTCTGCTCTGCTGGAGCAAGAATTCATGTTTTTTCCGCACCTACCGGCACCGCTCCAATCTATTCCGACCGCAATACGTCATATGAGAAATATAGTCGTACTGCTAAGTCTGTGGGAATCATTGCCCTTATATTCGCAATAATAGCCCTTATAGGTTTTGGGTTAACTGCCTATGCGGGGAATAAAGACAGCTATGCCCAATCTGTATATTTCCTCCTAGGCGTTGTTGGCTCTGCCATCGCTCTACCCGCATTGATGACATATACCGCCTTCATGATCAGAAGAAGAGCTATGAAGAAGGCTTGA
- a CDS encoding PadR family transcriptional regulator, whose protein sequence is MSRNDSMITEQLTDAAYYILLSLLVPRHGYAIMKYIEELTEGEVTVGPATLYTLIKKMMKNEYIQAGSSDDERRKPYMVTSKGRDIVMNEIERRTRMAKQGLKAIKSAEEENENEKE, encoded by the coding sequence TTGTCCCGCAATGATTCTATGATTACAGAGCAACTAACGGATGCGGCATATTATATTTTGCTATCGCTACTTGTGCCTAGACATGGATATGCGATCATGAAGTACATTGAGGAATTAACCGAAGGGGAAGTAACCGTTGGGCCGGCGACACTGTATACGTTAATCAAGAAAATGATGAAGAATGAGTATATTCAAGCGGGGAGCTCGGACGATGAACGACGCAAACCTTACATGGTCACAAGTAAGGGCAGAGACATTGTTATGAATGAAATTGAACGGCGCACGCGCATGGCGAAGCAAGGATTAAAGGCGATCAAATCAGCTGAGGAGGAGAACGAAAATGAGAAAGAATAA
- a CDS encoding MBOAT family O-acyltransferase, with product MLFNTYVFIFAFWPISVGIYFLLNRLRYVTAAKLSLVVASLFFYSWWNISYLPLIIGSIGFNYIVGRLLQAAVHGVQKKGILRSPKSILIIGLVGNILLLGYYKYSDFFLSNLSDITGHTFPLLHLVLPLGISFFTFTQIAYLVDAYRGKTREYNLMSYILFVTFYPHLIAGPILHHSEMMPQFDRLRNKHWNWNNAAKGVCIFVIGLFKKVVIADTFAQYANDGFLSAHQFIDTWVATLSYTLQLYFDFSGYTDMAIGAALLFNIVLPQNFNSPYKALNIQDFWRRWHMTLSRFLRDYIYIPLGGNRRGEFIAMRNIIITFLIGGLWHGAGWTFILWGFLHGAGQAVHRMWMKVGKPMPKWLAWLITFLFINIAWVFFRADNVPQAFRLLKGMAGLNGFDMGSIKALAPAGLFILIILPIVLFASNSSERVTAFRPTKKKALFMAAIFVVSLLYFNRITEFLYFNF from the coding sequence TTGCTGTTCAACACGTATGTTTTTATTTTTGCTTTCTGGCCGATTTCGGTAGGAATCTACTTTTTACTTAATCGTCTTAGGTATGTTACTGCTGCGAAACTATCATTAGTTGTTGCCTCGTTATTTTTTTACAGCTGGTGGAATATTAGCTATCTTCCTCTAATCATTGGATCGATTGGATTTAACTATATTGTAGGCAGGCTGCTGCAAGCAGCGGTACATGGCGTTCAAAAGAAAGGAATACTCCGATCTCCTAAAAGTATTCTTATTATCGGTCTTGTCGGGAATATACTTCTGCTAGGCTACTATAAGTATAGTGATTTCTTCTTGAGCAATTTATCTGATATAACGGGACATACATTCCCTTTACTTCATCTGGTATTGCCTTTAGGTATTAGCTTTTTCACATTTACGCAAATTGCTTATCTAGTTGATGCTTATCGCGGTAAGACACGTGAGTATAACCTAATGAGTTATATTCTGTTCGTTACGTTCTACCCCCATCTGATTGCTGGTCCGATCCTTCATCATAGTGAGATGATGCCCCAGTTTGATAGATTGCGGAATAAGCACTGGAATTGGAATAATGCTGCCAAGGGAGTCTGTATTTTTGTCATCGGTTTGTTTAAAAAAGTCGTTATCGCAGACACGTTTGCACAATATGCCAATGATGGTTTTCTGTCAGCCCATCAATTTATCGATACGTGGGTTGCGACATTGTCTTATACATTACAGCTATACTTTGACTTTAGTGGATACACGGATATGGCAATTGGGGCTGCACTCTTATTTAACATTGTACTGCCACAGAACTTTAACTCGCCGTACAAGGCTCTGAATATACAAGACTTTTGGCGCCGTTGGCATATGACGCTCAGTCGTTTTCTGCGAGATTACATCTATATTCCTCTGGGTGGAAATCGCCGTGGTGAATTCATTGCTATGCGGAACATCATTATCACCTTCTTAATCGGTGGATTGTGGCATGGTGCGGGTTGGACTTTCATTTTGTGGGGATTTCTACATGGTGCTGGACAAGCAGTTCATCGGATGTGGATGAAGGTTGGAAAACCGATGCCAAAGTGGTTGGCTTGGTTGATCACATTCCTATTTATTAATATAGCTTGGGTATTCTTCCGCGCAGATAATGTTCCACAAGCGTTCCGTCTTCTAAAAGGAATGGCAGGACTTAATGGATTTGATATGGGCTCGATCAAGGCACTTGCTCCAGCAGGATTGTTTATTCTCATTATTTTACCTATCGTATTATTCGCTTCTAATTCGTCTGAACGAGTTACAGCTTTCCGACCTACAAAGAAAAAAGCGCTCTTTATGGCAGCTATCTTCGTTGTGTCGTTACTTTATTTCAACCGTATTACTGAATTTCTATACTTTAATTTCTAG
- a CDS encoding stalk domain-containing protein, whose protein sequence is MQQLTPVPTPESSKSQANGRIHKEQRKRATAKQSRTMLIQFAVSAVILTTLVALLTVVLDPLQFYHKSFYPAIYSNEERYQNPGLAKNYDYDTIIIGTSMTENFLPSVVNKALDGNTLKLSVRGSTADEHHAIAKIALKTGKVKTVLWGLDYFSLKLDSKEEGDNPSYLYDDIWWNDYKYWLNYSVYQNLFIEAILRPLRGLEPRQLEDLYNWNNIVTFGADQVVEDYKTSRQSEAYFGLNEEPIASIKKVFNEQILELVKQYPDVEFNFYYPPYSILRQKVWKDTNNTRYLNQLEMKEWMFEQFDQLPNVNVYDFQEESEWTYNLDLYKDLSHHNQDVNSWIAEAVGREDAKYKVTQGNVEQFTLQMEKQLTNIAVTSKNQVVNLEFSLREGDQTTPLTFTTFSLAEGEQDILVPVKEMTAAIGAEMVWNQGDKSMTFKRGDQDVVLRVGSKVAETSNGSKEIAFAPQIIKGTTMVPLASVAELLSFEAKIEHPSEHIVRITLLPV, encoded by the coding sequence GTGCAACAGTTAACACCAGTCCCAACGCCAGAATCCTCAAAGAGTCAGGCTAATGGACGAATACATAAAGAACAACGAAAGCGCGCGACTGCCAAACAGAGTAGAACAATGCTAATTCAGTTTGCAGTTTCCGCTGTCATTTTGACCACTTTAGTTGCATTGCTTACGGTTGTTCTTGATCCACTGCAGTTTTATCATAAATCTTTTTATCCAGCGATCTATTCTAATGAAGAACGTTATCAGAACCCGGGGTTAGCTAAAAATTATGATTATGATACGATCATTATCGGAACCTCGATGACGGAGAATTTTCTTCCTTCCGTAGTGAATAAAGCCCTAGACGGCAATACACTGAAGTTGTCTGTGCGCGGGTCGACCGCTGACGAGCATCATGCGATTGCTAAGATTGCACTTAAGACGGGGAAAGTGAAAACGGTGTTATGGGGGTTAGATTATTTCTCTCTCAAATTGGATAGCAAAGAAGAAGGAGACAACCCATCCTATCTGTATGATGATATATGGTGGAATGATTATAAGTACTGGTTAAACTATTCTGTGTATCAGAATCTATTTATAGAAGCTATATTAAGACCGCTACGAGGGCTGGAGCCAAGACAACTGGAGGACCTATACAATTGGAACAATATAGTCACCTTTGGTGCGGATCAGGTTGTAGAGGATTATAAAACTTCCCGGCAAAGCGAGGCTTACTTCGGCTTAAATGAAGAACCGATTGCTAGTATTAAAAAGGTCTTTAATGAACAAATTTTAGAGCTCGTTAAGCAGTATCCCGATGTAGAATTTAATTTCTATTATCCTCCGTATAGCATTTTAAGGCAGAAAGTATGGAAGGATACCAATAACACCCGTTATCTCAATCAGCTTGAGATGAAAGAGTGGATGTTTGAGCAATTTGATCAATTGCCTAACGTCAACGTATATGATTTCCAAGAAGAATCGGAATGGACGTATAATCTTGATTTATACAAAGACTTGTCCCACCATAATCAAGATGTGAATAGCTGGATTGCTGAGGCCGTTGGACGAGAAGATGCTAAATACAAGGTGACACAAGGTAATGTTGAACAATTTACACTTCAAATGGAGAAACAGCTCACCAATATTGCGGTCACTAGTAAGAACCAAGTTGTAAATCTTGAATTTTCTTTGCGAGAGGGTGATCAGACGACCCCACTTACCTTTACAACCTTCAGCTTAGCGGAGGGGGAGCAAGATATCCTCGTCCCTGTCAAAGAAATGACAGCAGCAATAGGAGCAGAAATGGTATGGAACCAAGGAGATAAGTCGATGACCTTTAAACGTGGTGATCAGGATGTAGTATTACGTGTTGGAAGCAAGGTAGCCGAAACCTCGAACGGCTCGAAGGAGATTGCTTTTGCACCGCAGATCATCAAAGGTACAACGATGGTTCCTCTTGCGTCAGTAGCTGAACTACTCAGTTTTGAGGCGAAGATAGAGCACCCTAGCGAACACATCGTTCGAATAACATTATTACCGGTGTAA
- a CDS encoding MBL fold metallo-hydrolase, translating to MITDLWYTIQEIDRETYAISEYGHWEKVHSFLLLGKEKAVLIDTGLGIDNIKRITDELTDLPIMVFTTHVHTDHIGCHGQFEEIYVHEGDADWLINGIKGMSIEQIRRDIGRDITIPTPESFNPNTYKPFQGVPTGYLQDGDAIDLGNRQLVIYHTPGHSPGHISIFDTTKGYLFTGDLLYDDTPIYAFYPSTNPVDLINSLDRISNIPNVTQVYGSHNTLGLEPAILQEVKIAVKELREQDLVKFGTGIHRYNGFSVQF from the coding sequence ATGATTACAGACTTATGGTATACGATTCAGGAAATTGATAGAGAAACATATGCAATTAGTGAATATGGACATTGGGAGAAAGTGCATTCATTTTTATTATTGGGTAAGGAAAAAGCGGTTCTAATTGATACCGGTCTTGGGATTGATAATATTAAACGGATTACGGATGAATTGACTGATCTACCGATTATGGTGTTCACTACGCATGTTCATACGGATCATATTGGATGCCACGGACAATTTGAAGAAATTTATGTTCATGAAGGAGATGCGGATTGGCTGATCAATGGGATTAAGGGGATGTCCATTGAACAAATAAGAAGAGATATTGGTAGAGATATTACGATACCTACGCCAGAATCATTTAATCCAAATACGTACAAGCCCTTTCAAGGAGTTCCAACTGGTTACTTACAAGATGGCGATGCAATCGATCTAGGCAACAGACAGTTAGTTATATATCATACACCTGGGCATTCTCCAGGTCATATCTCGATTTTTGACACTACCAAAGGATATTTGTTTACTGGTGATTTGCTTTATGATGACACGCCTATATATGCCTTCTATCCGTCGACTAATCCAGTTGATCTCATTAATTCGCTGGACAGAATATCGAATATACCTAATGTTACACAAGTTTATGGCTCCCATAATACCTTAGGACTCGAACCTGCTATATTACAAGAAGTGAAAATCGCAGTTAAAGAACTTAGAGAACAGGATCTCGTAAAATTCGGGACGGGAATTCATAGATATAATGGGTTTAGCGTACAGTTTTAA
- a CDS encoding glycoside hydrolase family 30 protein, translating to MHKVRVIQTAQGTADRLTEQEALTFTPDLDERENQLINIYDDIEYQEIIGFGGALTEASAVTITKLSEDKQEEILRAYFDKASGIGYTFCRSHINSCDFSLGNYTYVEVEDPSLESFDISRDREAIMPLISKAADMAGNEFKLFASPWSPPAWMKTNREMNNGGKLKPEFQETWAQYFVKYIQAYEAEGIRIWGLSVQNEAKAKQIWDSCIYTAEEEKDFVRDYLGPALEDNGLSHIKIMIWDHNKERVYERAKVAFEDVAASKYIWGIGFHWYSGDHFEALSAVHDRFPDKALVFTEGCQEGGVHLNSWKTGERYGHDIMGNLNNWMSAWTDWNIVLNEQGGPNHVGNYCDAPIIADTIQNEVIYESSYYYIGQFSKFILPGAKRIAVSKYTDQLEITSFKNPDGSIVVVVLNRTDNEIPYALRYRGQLADTVCPPHGIQTLIF from the coding sequence ATGCACAAAGTACGTGTAATTCAAACTGCTCAAGGCACTGCGGATCGACTCACTGAACAAGAAGCTCTCACTTTCACTCCTGATCTTGATGAGCGCGAGAATCAATTGATTAACATCTATGACGATATTGAATATCAGGAAATTATCGGATTTGGTGGCGCATTGACGGAGGCTTCGGCTGTAACCATCACCAAGTTAAGTGAGGATAAACAAGAGGAGATTCTTCGTGCTTATTTCGATAAAGCATCTGGAATCGGATACACCTTCTGTCGCTCTCATATCAATAGCTGCGACTTTTCATTAGGAAATTACACCTATGTAGAAGTTGAAGATCCTAGCTTGGAAAGCTTCGATATCTCTAGAGATCGTGAAGCTATTATGCCGCTGATCAGTAAAGCTGCTGATATGGCTGGTAATGAATTTAAGTTGTTTGCTTCACCTTGGAGCCCACCAGCTTGGATGAAGACTAATAGAGAAATGAACAACGGTGGCAAATTAAAACCAGAGTTTCAAGAGACTTGGGCACAATATTTCGTTAAATATATTCAAGCTTATGAAGCTGAGGGTATTCGTATTTGGGGACTTAGTGTGCAAAATGAAGCGAAAGCTAAACAAATTTGGGACTCCTGTATTTATACAGCCGAAGAGGAAAAAGACTTCGTCCGGGATTATCTAGGACCTGCCCTTGAAGATAATGGGCTGTCTCACATAAAAATAATGATTTGGGACCATAATAAAGAGCGAGTATACGAACGTGCTAAGGTTGCTTTTGAAGACGTAGCCGCTTCTAAATATATTTGGGGGATTGGCTTCCACTGGTATTCCGGCGACCATTTTGAAGCACTATCTGCTGTTCATGATCGTTTTCCAGATAAAGCGCTGGTATTTACCGAAGGCTGCCAAGAGGGTGGCGTCCATCTGAATTCTTGGAAGACTGGAGAACGTTACGGTCATGATATTATGGGTAATCTGAACAATTGGATGTCCGCTTGGACCGACTGGAATATCGTACTGAATGAGCAAGGTGGACCCAACCATGTAGGCAATTATTGTGATGCTCCAATCATTGCGGATACGATTCAGAATGAAGTCATTTATGAAAGTTCGTATTATTATATCGGACAATTCAGTAAATTCATCCTTCCTGGTGCGAAGCGAATCGCTGTAAGCAAATATACCGATCAGCTTGAAATAACCTCCTTCAAAAATCCGGATGGATCCATTGTTGTCGTTGTCTTGAATCGGACCGATAATGAAATTCCTTACGCTTTGCGTTATCGCGGACAACTCGCTGATACCGTGTGTCCTCCACATGGAATTCAGACACTGATCTTTTAA
- a CDS encoding AraC family transcriptional regulator — protein sequence MGNELEVILCEYSIHKTYFQNNKSRDRECFIFRFQAEGTSQVILTSGTYIMRPGDLLLLRPGDLYDLRIDLETNTSGFSADYYVFCDGKWLDEWWGQMARPQISRVSDESRLRELWHQLILEKRRLDGGSSVLKVTLLKALCYMIDRALSEVSEPTSISAYHALRIRHYLESNATSSIELEQIAKHVGLSVSRTMGVFKQEYGVSILQYVHKLRLSYALDLMKSSTMTLEHIAEVAGFGSYTYFNRIFRANYTVTPGTYRKGLND from the coding sequence GTGGGAAATGAGCTTGAAGTAATATTGTGCGAGTATTCCATACACAAAACTTATTTTCAAAATAACAAGAGCAGGGACAGAGAATGCTTCATTTTTCGCTTCCAGGCTGAAGGGACAAGTCAGGTCATTTTGACATCTGGGACCTATATTATGCGACCAGGGGACTTGTTATTGCTGCGCCCTGGAGACCTGTACGATTTGCGTATTGATCTTGAGACGAACACCTCAGGATTCAGTGCTGATTATTATGTGTTTTGCGATGGGAAATGGCTAGATGAATGGTGGGGACAGATGGCTCGTCCACAAATATCACGTGTATCGGATGAGAGCAGGCTAAGGGAGCTATGGCATCAATTAATATTAGAGAAACGTCGATTGGATGGCGGTTCAAGTGTGCTGAAGGTTACACTGTTGAAGGCACTTTGCTATATGATAGATCGGGCGCTGTCGGAAGTGTCGGAGCCTACCTCCATTTCTGCTTATCATGCGCTACGTATTAGGCATTATCTGGAATCAAATGCAACGAGTAGTATTGAACTAGAGCAGATTGCCAAGCATGTGGGATTGAGTGTATCAAGAACAATGGGGGTATTTAAGCAAGAGTATGGAGTTTCAATCCTGCAATATGTTCATAAGTTGCGTTTATCCTATGCATTGGACTTGATGAAATCAAGTACCATGACATTGGAACACATTGCTGAGGTTGCTGGGTTTGGTAGCTATACTTATTTTAATCGGATATTCCGTGCGAACTATACCGTCACTCCAGGGACTTACCGGAAAGGATTAAACGATTAG